In a genomic window of Streptomyces noursei ATCC 11455:
- the hflX gene encoding GTPase HflX gives MTSSSSLPQDRQRLPESLRADALMEEDVAWSHEIDGERDGDQYDRSDRASLRRVAGLSTELEDVTEVEYRQLRLERVVLVGVWTSGTVQDAENSLAELAALAETAGALVLDGVVQRRDKPDPATYIGSGKALELRDIVLESGADTVVCDGELSPGQLIHLEDVVKVKVVDRTALILDIFAQHAKSREGKAQVSLAQMQYMLPRLRGWGQSLSRQMGGGGSGSTGGGMATRGPGETKIETDRRRIREKMAKMRREIAEMKTGRDVKRQERRRNKIPSVAIAGYTNAGKSSLLNRLTGAGVLVENALFATLDPTVRRAETPSGRLYTLADTVGFVRHLPHHLVEAFRSTMEEVADADIILHVVDGSHPVPEEQLAAVREVIRDVGATEVPEIVIVNKADAADPLTLQRLLRQEKRALVVSARTGEGIEELRNLLDAELPRPQVEIEVLVPYTKGALVSRAHAEGEVISEEHTGEGTVLKARVHEELAAEFRPFLPAA, from the coding sequence ATGACCTCCTCTTCTTCCCTTCCACAGGACCGGCAGCGCCTCCCCGAGAGCCTTCGGGCCGACGCCCTGATGGAAGAGGACGTCGCCTGGAGCCACGAGATCGACGGGGAGCGCGACGGCGACCAGTACGACCGCTCCGACCGCGCGTCGCTGCGGCGCGTCGCCGGACTCTCCACCGAGCTCGAGGACGTCACCGAGGTCGAGTACCGGCAGCTGCGCCTGGAGCGCGTGGTGCTCGTGGGCGTCTGGACGTCCGGGACGGTGCAGGACGCGGAGAACTCCCTCGCCGAGCTGGCCGCGCTGGCCGAGACCGCCGGTGCCCTGGTGCTCGACGGCGTCGTCCAGCGTCGCGACAAGCCGGACCCGGCCACCTACATCGGCTCGGGCAAGGCCCTGGAGCTGCGGGACATCGTGCTCGAATCCGGGGCCGACACCGTGGTGTGCGACGGTGAGCTCTCCCCGGGCCAGCTGATCCACCTGGAGGACGTCGTCAAGGTCAAGGTGGTCGACCGGACCGCCCTGATCCTCGACATCTTCGCCCAGCACGCCAAGTCCCGGGAGGGCAAGGCGCAGGTCTCGCTGGCGCAGATGCAGTACATGCTCCCCAGGCTCCGCGGCTGGGGCCAGTCGCTGTCCCGGCAGATGGGTGGCGGTGGCTCCGGTTCGACGGGCGGCGGCATGGCCACCCGTGGTCCCGGTGAGACCAAGATCGAGACAGACCGGCGGCGGATCCGCGAGAAGATGGCGAAGATGCGCCGGGAGATCGCGGAGATGAAGACCGGCCGGGACGTCAAGCGCCAGGAGCGCCGGCGCAACAAGATCCCCTCGGTCGCCATCGCCGGCTACACCAACGCCGGCAAGTCCTCCCTGCTCAACCGCCTCACCGGCGCCGGTGTCCTGGTGGAGAACGCCCTGTTCGCCACCCTGGACCCGACCGTCCGACGGGCCGAGACCCCCAGCGGGCGGCTGTACACCCTCGCCGACACCGTCGGCTTTGTACGCCACCTGCCGCACCACCTCGTCGAGGCGTTCCGCTCCACGATGGAGGAGGTCGCCGACGCCGACATCATCCTGCACGTGGTGGACGGCTCGCACCCGGTGCCGGAGGAGCAGCTGGCGGCGGTCCGCGAGGTGATCCGCGACGTGGGCGCCACCGAGGTGCCCGAGATCGTGATCGTCAACAAGGCCGACGCGGCCGATCCGTTGACCCTCCAGCGGCTGCTGCGCCAGGAGAAGCGCGCCCTGGTGGTCTCCGCCCGCACGGGTGAGGGCATCGAGGAGCTGCGGAACCTGCTCGACGCGGAACTCCCGCGCCCCCAGGTCGAGATCGAGGTGCTGGTGCCCTACACCAAGGGCGCCCTGGTCTCGCGGGCGCACGCCGAGGGCGAGGTCATCTCCGAGGAGCACACCGGCGAGGGCACGGTCCTCAAGGCCCGGGTCCACGAGGAACTGGCCGCCGAGTTCCGCCCGTTCCTCCCGGCCGCCTGA
- a CDS encoding M1 family metallopeptidase: MSLPLRRPSGEPDGPAADRSALDRDRPRARRGRIPRRAAALGLAVAATIAAAAPQPAEPLGIGDRLFPMLGNPGYHVTSYDISLDYSGHNDRPMDVITVIKARATANLDRLNLDFADGTVRSVLVDGQPARHEQAGEDLVLTPASHIHPGQDLRIVVHHTSDPRGRGDGGWIRTTDGLAMANQADAAHRVFPCNDHPSDKAEFTFHITTPEGLVAVANGLPVGEGTRGARRTWTYRTAHPMATELAQISIGRSGVVNHHGPHGLPLRDVVPSSARLQLARWLAKTPDQMAWMESKVGPFPFETYGVLIADASTGFELETQTLSLFEKRLFTTVQLPDWYVESVMVHELSHQWFGDSVSPRRWSDVWLNEAHATWYEALYADEKGDHRASLETRMKHAYEASDGWRAEGGPPALPKVPDKGRKTGIFRPVIYDGSALVLYALRHKMGKAGFERLEREWVAKHRDGVAGTADFIDLASQIYGHNLSGFFWDWLYGAKTPPMPGHPDWKQQQVKKVPADGGKQQSAERHVATTPGAPHLHKG; encoded by the coding sequence ATGTCCCTTCCCTTGCGCCGTCCGTCCGGCGAGCCCGACGGGCCAGCCGCCGACCGTTCCGCCCTCGACCGGGACCGCCCCCGCGCGCGCCGCGGCCGGATCCCCCGCCGGGCCGCCGCCCTCGGCCTCGCCGTCGCCGCCACGATCGCTGCGGCCGCGCCGCAGCCGGCCGAGCCGCTGGGCATCGGCGACCGCCTCTTCCCGATGCTCGGCAACCCCGGCTACCACGTCACCTCGTACGACATCTCCCTGGACTACTCGGGCCACAACGACCGTCCGATGGACGTGATCACCGTGATCAAGGCCCGGGCCACCGCCAACCTCGATCGGCTCAACCTCGACTTCGCCGACGGAACCGTGCGTTCGGTCCTCGTCGACGGGCAGCCCGCCCGGCACGAGCAGGCCGGCGAGGACCTGGTCCTCACCCCCGCCTCGCACATCCACCCCGGGCAGGACCTGCGGATCGTCGTCCACCACACCAGCGACCCGCGCGGCCGGGGCGACGGCGGCTGGATCCGCACCACCGACGGACTGGCGATGGCCAACCAGGCGGACGCCGCGCACCGGGTCTTCCCGTGCAACGACCACCCCTCCGACAAGGCCGAGTTCACCTTCCACATCACCACGCCCGAGGGCCTGGTGGCGGTCGCCAACGGGCTGCCGGTCGGCGAGGGCACCCGCGGCGCGCGCCGCACCTGGACGTACCGCACCGCCCACCCCATGGCCACCGAACTGGCGCAGATCTCCATCGGGCGGTCCGGCGTCGTGAACCACCACGGTCCGCACGGGCTGCCGCTGCGCGACGTCGTCCCCTCCTCGGCCCGGCTCCAGCTGGCCCGCTGGCTCGCCAAGACGCCGGACCAGATGGCCTGGATGGAGAGCAAGGTCGGACCGTTCCCGTTCGAGACGTACGGGGTGCTGATCGCCGACGCCAGCACCGGCTTCGAGCTGGAGACCCAGACCCTCTCGCTCTTCGAGAAGCGCCTGTTCACCACCGTCCAGCTGCCCGACTGGTACGTGGAGTCGGTGATGGTGCACGAGCTGTCCCACCAGTGGTTCGGCGACAGCGTCAGCCCCCGCCGGTGGTCCGACGTCTGGCTCAACGAGGCCCACGCCACCTGGTACGAGGCCCTCTACGCCGATGAGAAGGGCGACCACCGCGCCTCCCTGGAGACCCGGATGAAGCACGCCTACGAGGCGTCCGACGGCTGGCGCGCGGAGGGCGGCCCGCCCGCCCTGCCCAAGGTCCCCGACAAGGGCCGGAAGACCGGCATCTTCCGCCCGGTGATCTACGACGGCAGCGCCCTGGTCCTGTACGCCCTGCGGCACAAGATGGGGAAGGCCGGCTTCGAGCGCCTGGAGAGGGAGTGGGTGGCCAAGCACCGCGACGGGGTGGCCGGCACCGCCGACTTCATCGACCTCGCCTCCCAGATCTACGGCCACAACCTCTCCGGCTTCTTCTGGGACTGGCTGTACGGCGCCAAGACCCCGCCGATGCCCGGCCACCCGGACTGGAAGCAGCAGCAGGTCAAGAAGGTCCCGGCGGACGGCGGCAAGCAGCAGTCCGCGGAGCGGCACGTGGCGACCACGCCCGGTGCGCCGCACCTGCACAAGGGGTGA
- a CDS encoding RelA/SpoT family protein has translation MSAEATNPGNPEAADRRRGRPGPALRGLRRIGRAALLGPAPRDGLPDALEHVAKVHRHHHPDADLDTLSRAYQLAESSHRGQTRKSGEPYITHPLAVTLILAELGAETTTLTASLLHDTVEDTDVTLDQVRAEFGAEVCYLVDGVTKLEKVDYGTAAEPETFRKMLVATGNDVRVMSIKLADRLHNMRTLGVMRPEKQARIAGVTRDVLIPLAERLGVQALKTELEDLVFAILHPEEYAETRRLVEKYGGHPDPLAAIAARARTILADAGIDAQVLVRPRHFVSVHRVLLARGRITGADLGRLLVLVAEDADCYAVLGELHTCFTPVVSEFKDFIAAPKFNLYQSLHTAVGGETGEIAETLIRTHRMHRVAEAGVIALGNPYAPTDGADAPEGERADPTRPGWLDRLLEWQRTTPDPDTFWTSLRDDLAQDREITVFCTDAAADGPAGTIGLPAGASCVDAAYAKHGEAAHGCIGARVNGRLATLGTVLHDGDNLHLLMAQDADGLAGPSPEWLDHTRTPAARLAISRWLARSQGTAVPPAAPAGRHGERRRVPAHRPAGPDRAGAASGLVVADLPGATVRLAGCCTPVPPDTVTGFAVRGGTVTVHRALCPAVARMAAMGRQPVGVRWRGAAKGGHGCRVTLLAEAFSRPHLLPDLTEAIAAQGAAVVSAAVEPPHEQLVRHTYTLHLPNAAGLPSLMRAMRQVPGVFDVVRAATAVRTGNC, from the coding sequence ATGAGCGCAGAGGCCACGAACCCTGGTAACCCTGAAGCAGCGGACCGCCGGCGCGGCCGCCCCGGGCCGGCGCTCCGGGGGCTCCGCCGCATCGGCCGCGCCGCACTCCTCGGCCCCGCCCCCCGCGACGGGCTGCCGGACGCCCTGGAACACGTCGCCAAGGTGCACCGACACCACCACCCCGACGCCGACCTGGACACCCTCAGCAGGGCGTACCAACTCGCCGAGTCCTCGCACCGCGGCCAGACGCGCAAGAGCGGCGAGCCGTACATCACCCACCCGCTCGCGGTCACCCTGATCCTCGCCGAACTGGGCGCGGAAACCACGACGTTGACCGCCTCCCTGCTCCACGACACCGTCGAGGACACGGATGTGACGCTGGATCAGGTGCGGGCCGAGTTCGGCGCCGAGGTCTGCTACCTGGTCGACGGCGTCACCAAACTGGAGAAGGTCGACTACGGCACGGCGGCCGAGCCGGAGACCTTCCGCAAGATGCTCGTCGCCACCGGCAACGACGTCCGGGTGATGTCCATCAAGCTCGCCGACCGGCTGCACAACATGCGCACCCTCGGCGTGATGCGCCCGGAGAAGCAGGCCCGGATCGCCGGGGTCACCCGCGACGTGCTGATCCCGCTCGCCGAACGCCTCGGCGTCCAGGCGCTCAAGACCGAGCTGGAGGACCTGGTCTTCGCGATCCTGCACCCCGAGGAGTACGCCGAGACCCGGCGCCTGGTGGAGAAGTACGGCGGCCACCCCGACCCGCTCGCCGCGATCGCCGCCCGGGCCCGGACGATCCTGGCCGACGCCGGCATCGACGCCCAAGTCCTCGTCCGGCCACGGCACTTCGTCTCCGTGCACCGGGTCCTGCTGGCGCGCGGCCGGATCACCGGCGCGGACCTGGGGCGGCTGCTGGTCCTGGTGGCCGAGGACGCCGACTGCTACGCCGTCCTCGGGGAGCTGCACACCTGCTTCACCCCGGTGGTCTCGGAGTTCAAGGACTTCATCGCGGCCCCCAAGTTCAACCTCTACCAGTCGCTGCACACCGCCGTCGGCGGCGAGACCGGCGAGATCGCCGAGACCCTGATCCGCACCCACCGGATGCACCGGGTCGCCGAGGCCGGGGTGATCGCGTTGGGCAACCCCTACGCCCCCACCGACGGCGCGGACGCACCCGAGGGCGAACGGGCCGACCCCACCCGTCCCGGCTGGCTCGACCGGCTCCTGGAATGGCAGCGCACCACCCCCGACCCCGACACCTTCTGGACCTCGCTCCGCGACGACCTCGCCCAGGACCGCGAGATCACCGTCTTCTGCACCGACGCCGCAGCGGACGGCCCGGCCGGCACCATCGGGCTGCCCGCCGGAGCGAGCTGTGTGGACGCGGCGTACGCCAAGCACGGCGAGGCCGCGCACGGCTGCATCGGCGCCCGGGTCAACGGCCGCCTCGCCACGCTCGGCACCGTCCTGCACGACGGCGACAACCTCCACCTGCTGATGGCCCAAGACGCCGATGGCCTGGCCGGACCCTCGCCGGAGTGGCTCGACCACACCCGCACCCCCGCCGCCCGACTCGCCATCTCCCGCTGGCTGGCCCGGTCCCAGGGCACCGCCGTGCCGCCCGCCGCGCCCGCCGGGCGGCACGGCGAACGCCGCCGGGTGCCGGCCCACCGCCCGGCCGGCCCGGACCGCGCCGGGGCCGCCTCCGGCCTGGTGGTGGCCGATCTGCCCGGCGCCACCGTCCGGCTGGCCGGCTGCTGCACACCGGTGCCGCCGGACACCGTCACCGGCTTCGCGGTCCGCGGCGGCACGGTCACCGTGCACCGCGCCCTGTGTCCGGCGGTGGCCCGGATGGCGGCGATGGGTCGGCAGCCGGTCGGGGTGCGCTGGCGGGGCGCGGCCAAGGGCGGCCACGGCTGCCGGGTGACGCTGCTGGCCGAGGCGTTCAGCCGGCCGCATCTGCTGCCCGACCTCACCGAGGCGATCGCCGCCCAGGGCGCCGCGGTGGTCTCCGCCGCCGTCGAACCCCCGCACGAGCAACTGGTCCGGCACACCTACACCCTCCACCTGCCCAACGCCGCCGGGCTGCCCTCCCTGATGCGCGCGATGCGCCAGGTACCCGGCGTCTTCGACGTGGTCCGGGCCGCCACGGCGGTGCGCACGGGGAACTGCTGA
- the dapF gene encoding diaminopimelate epimerase, whose product MTSTQRIAFLKGHGTENDFVIVPDPDGRIDLPATAVARICDRRAGVGGDGLLHVVRSAAHPEARAMADDAEWFMDYRNGDGTIAEMCGNGLRVFARYLLHAGLVEAGDVAIATRAGVLRVHLAKTGDVTVSMGRAVLPEDGVVVEVGGRSWPARNVNMGNPHAVAFVEDLAHAGELREQPEFGPAAVYPDGVNIEFVVDRGPRHVAMRVHERGAGETRSCGTGACAVAVATARRDGLDPAVTGTPVTYLVDVLGGSLTITELPDGTVEMTGPAVIVAEGTFAPEWLAGVLAG is encoded by the coding sequence GTGACCAGCACCCAGCGCATCGCCTTCCTCAAGGGCCACGGCACCGAGAACGACTTCGTGATCGTCCCGGATCCGGACGGCCGGATCGACCTGCCCGCGACCGCCGTCGCCCGGATCTGCGACCGCCGCGCCGGGGTGGGCGGCGACGGACTGCTGCACGTGGTGCGGTCCGCCGCGCACCCGGAGGCGCGGGCGATGGCCGACGACGCCGAGTGGTTCATGGACTACCGCAACGGCGACGGCACGATCGCCGAGATGTGCGGCAACGGCCTCCGGGTCTTCGCCCGCTACCTCCTGCACGCCGGGCTGGTCGAGGCCGGCGACGTCGCGATCGCCACCCGCGCCGGGGTGCTCCGGGTGCACCTCGCCAAGACCGGCGACGTGACCGTCTCCATGGGGCGCGCCGTGCTCCCCGAGGACGGCGTGGTGGTCGAGGTCGGCGGGCGCAGCTGGCCGGCCCGCAACGTCAACATGGGCAACCCGCACGCCGTCGCGTTCGTCGAGGACCTGGCGCACGCCGGTGAGCTGCGGGAACAGCCGGAGTTCGGCCCGGCCGCGGTGTACCCGGACGGTGTGAACATCGAGTTCGTCGTGGACCGCGGCCCGCGCCACGTGGCGATGCGGGTGCACGAGCGGGGCGCCGGCGAGACCCGTTCCTGCGGCACCGGCGCCTGCGCGGTGGCCGTCGCCACGGCCCGCCGGGACGGCCTGGACCCGGCCGTGACCGGCACCCCGGTGACGTACCTCGTCGATGTGCTGGGCGGCAGCCTGACCATCACCGAGCTGCCGGACGGCACGGTCGAGATGACCGGTCCGGCCGTGATCGTGGCCGAGGGCACCTTCGCGCCGGAGTGGCTGGCGGGCGTGCTCGCCGGCTGA
- the miaA gene encoding tRNA (adenosine(37)-N6)-dimethylallyltransferase MiaA yields the protein MNTVAPAPRVIAVVGPTAAGKSDLGVALARHLGGEVINADSMQLYRGMDIGTAKLTPEERAGVPHHLLDIWDVTRAANVAEYQRLARAEIDRLLAEGRTPVLVGGSGLYVRGALDVLDFPGTDPAVRARLEAELAEQGSGALHARLAAADPEAARAILAGNGRRIVRALEVIELTGRPFTANLPRHEAVYDTLQIGVDVERPELDERIATRVDRMWEAGLVDEVRGLEAEGLREGLTASRALGYQQVLAYLAGECTEQAARDETVRATKRFARRQDSWFRRDPRVHWLSGAADRRADLPSLALALLERPVTA from the coding sequence GTGAACACCGTCGCCCCCGCTCCGCGGGTCATCGCCGTCGTCGGCCCCACCGCGGCCGGAAAGTCCGATCTGGGCGTCGCGCTCGCCCGGCACCTGGGCGGTGAGGTGATCAACGCCGACTCGATGCAGCTCTACCGCGGCATGGACATCGGCACCGCCAAACTCACCCCCGAGGAGCGGGCGGGCGTCCCGCACCACCTCCTCGACATCTGGGACGTCACCCGCGCGGCCAACGTCGCCGAGTACCAGCGGCTGGCCCGCGCCGAGATCGACCGGCTGCTGGCCGAGGGGCGCACCCCGGTCCTGGTCGGCGGCTCCGGCCTCTACGTCCGCGGCGCCCTGGACGTGCTGGACTTCCCCGGCACCGACCCCGCCGTGCGCGCCCGCCTGGAGGCCGAGCTCGCCGAGCAGGGCAGCGGCGCCCTGCACGCCCGGCTCGCCGCCGCCGACCCGGAGGCCGCCCGCGCCATCCTGGCCGGCAACGGCCGCCGGATCGTGCGCGCCCTGGAGGTCATCGAGCTCACCGGCCGCCCGTTCACCGCCAACCTCCCGCGCCACGAAGCGGTCTACGACACCCTGCAGATCGGCGTCGACGTCGAGCGCCCCGAGCTCGACGAGCGGATCGCCACACGGGTCGACCGGATGTGGGAGGCCGGCCTGGTCGACGAGGTGCGCGGACTGGAGGCCGAGGGGCTGCGCGAGGGCCTCACCGCCTCGCGGGCGCTCGGCTACCAGCAGGTCCTGGCGTATCTGGCGGGGGAGTGCACCGAGCAGGCGGCGCGTGACGAAACGGTGCGCGCCACCAAGCGCTTCGCGCGCCGTCAGGACTCGTGGTTCCGCCGGGACCCGCGGGTCCACTGGCTCAGCGGCGCCGCCGACCGGCGGGCCGACCTCCCGTCCCTGGCACTGGCGTTGCTCGAACGACCGGTCACAGCCTGA
- a CDS encoding class III extradiol dioxygenase subunit B-like domain-containing protein gives MLVAAAICPCPPLLVPDVAAGAAPELDPVRAACLDAVGVLAAARPDRLVVLGPAADESGEGRYPQGAPGSFRGFGVELDVTLGADGAAPAPGPQLPPSLAVGAWLLSRTAWSDAPVEGLGVAERLPGDRCRPLGRELAGSASRVALLVLGDGSARRSIKAPGYFDERAEAFDADAARALGTADTTALAALDDRLAADLLASGRSCWQVLAGAAEGAGLRGQLLREEAPYGVGYMVAAWT, from the coding sequence ATGCTCGTAGCCGCCGCCATCTGCCCCTGTCCGCCGCTGCTCGTCCCCGACGTCGCCGCCGGCGCCGCACCGGAGCTGGACCCGGTGCGCGCCGCCTGCCTGGACGCCGTCGGGGTGCTCGCCGCGGCCCGGCCCGACCGGCTGGTCGTGCTGGGCCCGGCCGCCGACGAGAGCGGCGAGGGACGGTATCCGCAGGGTGCCCCCGGCTCGTTCCGCGGCTTCGGGGTGGAGCTCGACGTGACGCTGGGCGCCGACGGCGCGGCGCCGGCGCCCGGGCCGCAGCTGCCGCCGTCGCTGGCCGTCGGCGCCTGGCTGCTGTCCCGCACGGCCTGGTCCGACGCACCCGTGGAGGGGCTGGGGGTGGCCGAGCGGCTGCCCGGCGACCGCTGCCGCCCACTGGGCCGGGAACTCGCCGGTTCCGCGTCCCGGGTGGCGCTCCTGGTGCTCGGCGACGGCAGCGCCCGCCGCTCGATCAAGGCGCCGGGCTACTTCGACGAGCGGGCCGAGGCGTTCGACGCCGACGCGGCCCGCGCCCTGGGAACCGCCGACACCACCGCGCTGGCCGCCCTGGACGACCGGCTGGCCGCCGACCTGCTCGCGTCCGGACGGTCCTGCTGGCAGGTCCTGGCGGGCGCCGCCGAGGGAGCCGGGCTGCGAGGCCAACTGCTGCGCGAGGAGGCCCCGTACGGCGTCGGCTACATGGTGGCGGCCTGGACGTGA
- the miaB gene encoding tRNA (N6-isopentenyl adenosine(37)-C2)-methylthiotransferase MiaB: MAGGAGAEVKTYEVRTYGCQMNVHDSERLSGLLEDAGYVRAPEGTDEGDADVVVFNTCAVRENADNRLYGNLGRLAPVKARRPGMQIAVGGCLAQKDRDTIVKKAPWVDVVFGTHNIGKLPVLLERARVQEEAQVEIAESLEAFPSTLPTRRESAYAAWVSISVGCNNTCTFCIVPALRGKEKDRRPGDILAEVEALVAEGVSEITLLGQNVNAYGSDIGDREAFSKLLRACGKIEGLERIRFTSPHPRDFTDDVIAAMAETPSVMPQLHMPLQSGSDTVLKAMRRSYRQERYLGIIEKVRAAIPHAAITTDIIVGFPGETEEDFEQTLHVVREARFAQAFTFQYSKRPGTPAAEMADQIPKQVVQARYERLVALQEEISWEENKKQVGRTLELMVAEGEGRKDDATHRLSGRAADNRLVHFTKPDEPVRPGDVVTVEVTYAAPHHLLAEGPVLEVRRTRAGDAWEKRQATEAAKPAGVLLGLPKVGVPAPLPASAPGCGCD, encoded by the coding sequence GTGGCCGGGGGAGCAGGGGCCGAAGTGAAAACGTACGAGGTGCGCACCTACGGGTGCCAGATGAACGTCCATGACTCCGAGCGGCTCTCGGGCCTGTTGGAGGACGCGGGCTACGTACGGGCCCCGGAGGGCACCGACGAGGGCGACGCCGACGTCGTCGTCTTCAATACCTGCGCGGTGCGCGAGAACGCCGACAACCGGCTGTACGGCAACCTCGGCCGGCTCGCGCCGGTCAAGGCCCGGCGGCCCGGCATGCAGATCGCGGTCGGCGGCTGCCTGGCCCAGAAGGACCGCGACACCATCGTCAAGAAGGCGCCCTGGGTGGACGTCGTCTTCGGCACGCACAACATCGGCAAGCTGCCGGTCCTCCTGGAGCGCGCCCGCGTCCAGGAGGAGGCGCAGGTCGAGATCGCCGAGTCGCTGGAGGCGTTCCCCTCGACGCTGCCGACCCGTCGGGAGAGCGCCTACGCGGCCTGGGTCTCCATCTCCGTCGGCTGCAACAACACCTGCACGTTCTGCATCGTCCCGGCGCTGCGCGGCAAGGAGAAGGACCGCCGCCCCGGCGACATCCTCGCCGAGGTCGAGGCGCTGGTCGCCGAGGGCGTCTCCGAGATCACCCTGCTCGGCCAGAACGTCAACGCCTACGGCTCCGACATCGGCGACCGCGAGGCGTTCAGCAAGCTGCTGCGGGCCTGCGGGAAGATCGAGGGGCTGGAGCGGATCCGCTTCACCTCCCCGCACCCGCGCGACTTCACCGACGACGTGATCGCGGCGATGGCCGAGACGCCCAGCGTCATGCCGCAGCTGCACATGCCGCTGCAGTCCGGCTCCGACACCGTCCTGAAGGCGATGCGCCGCTCCTACCGCCAGGAGCGCTACCTCGGGATCATCGAGAAGGTGCGCGCCGCCATCCCGCACGCGGCGATCACCACCGACATCATCGTCGGCTTCCCCGGCGAGACCGAGGAGGACTTCGAGCAGACCCTGCACGTCGTCCGGGAGGCCCGGTTCGCCCAGGCGTTCACCTTCCAGTACTCCAAGCGCCCCGGCACCCCCGCCGCCGAGATGGCCGACCAGATCCCCAAGCAGGTCGTGCAGGCCCGCTACGAGCGCCTGGTCGCTCTCCAGGAGGAGATCTCCTGGGAGGAGAACAAGAAGCAGGTCGGCCGCACCCTGGAGCTGATGGTCGCGGAGGGCGAGGGCCGCAAGGACGACGCCACCCACCGGCTCTCCGGCCGCGCCGCCGACAACCGCCTGGTGCACTTCACCAAGCCGGACGAGCCGGTGCGCCCCGGCGACGTGGTCACCGTCGAGGTCACCTACGCCGCCCCGCACCACCTCCTCGCCGAGGGCCCGGTCCTGGAGGTGCGCCGCACCCGCGCCGGCGACGCCTGGGAGAAGCGGCAGGCCACCGAGGCCGCCAAGCCGGCCGGGGTGCTGCTGGGCCTGCCGAAGGTCGGCGTCCCGGCGCCGCTGCCGGCCTCCGCGCCCGGCTGCGGCTGCGACTGA
- a CDS encoding maleylpyruvate isomerase family mycothiol-dependent enzyme — protein sequence MDIRAAIAAERRALADLLDALSPEQWDAPSLCAGWRVREVAAHLSLGFRYSFPKIAAELLKARGSLHRMTDRCAREDAATLPPAALAAALRDNAHHPWTPPVGGFEAALGHDVVHGLDIAVPLGLDRRVPEDRLRVLLAGITPRGAKFFGADLDGVALRADDLDWSYGTGTPLRGAAQDLLMVAFGRKLPPGRLHGEARSRFATA from the coding sequence ATGGACATCCGTGCCGCGATCGCCGCCGAACGCCGCGCACTCGCCGACCTGCTGGACGCCCTCTCGCCCGAGCAGTGGGACGCGCCCTCACTGTGCGCGGGCTGGCGGGTTCGCGAGGTGGCGGCCCACCTGTCGCTGGGCTTCCGCTACTCCTTCCCCAAGATCGCCGCCGAGCTCCTCAAGGCCCGCGGCAGCCTGCACCGGATGACCGACCGCTGCGCCCGCGAGGACGCCGCCACCCTCCCGCCGGCCGCCCTCGCCGCGGCCCTGCGGGACAACGCGCACCACCCCTGGACCCCACCGGTCGGCGGCTTCGAGGCGGCTCTGGGCCACGACGTCGTGCACGGCCTCGACATCGCCGTCCCGCTCGGCCTGGACCGCCGCGTCCCCGAGGACCGGCTGCGGGTCCTGCTCGCCGGCATCACTCCGCGCGGCGCGAAGTTCTTCGGCGCCGACCTCGACGGCGTCGCCCTGCGCGCCGACGACCTGGACTGGTCCTACGGCACCGGGACCCCGCTCCGCGGCGCCGCCCAGGACCTCCTGATGGTGGCCTTCGGCCGGAAACTCCCACCGGGCCGGCTGCACGGCGAGGCACGGTCCCGTTTCGCCACGGCCTGA